A genomic region of Arachis hypogaea cultivar Tifrunner chromosome 5, arahy.Tifrunner.gnm2.J5K5, whole genome shotgun sequence contains the following coding sequences:
- the LOC140184826 gene encoding uncharacterized protein → MYIRGRGKIGYLTSERSQPNITDPQYHVWDTENSMVMTWLVNSMEEDISSNYMYYTTAKELWDSVKKMYSDLGNKSQIYELTLKAREIQQGSDNVTKYFHTLKRVWQDLDHFNNYKWNSAADAKHHQQTVEEGRIFQFLAGLNVELDEVRGRIIGRAILPSIGEVFAEVRREETRRAVMMEKCKTKQTSLESNALLVAPAALKSSSNQKHPSNIWCNHCNKPRHTRETCWKIHGKPAHLKGSKPGPRIRSTPTAREAEKSSLSKEQVEQLIRLLNSSSVSSTPSGFLAQTGPDFGEDDWQC, encoded by the exons ATGTATATCCGTGGAAGAGGGAAGATTGGATATCTCACTAGTGAGCGAAGCCAGCCTAACATCACTGACCCACAATATCATGTGTGGGATACCGAAAATTCCATGGTGATGACATGGCTGGTGAACTCAATGGAGGAGGATATCAGCAGTAACTACATGTACTATACCACAGCCAAAGAATTGTGGGATAGTGTCAAGAAGATGTACTCTGATCTTGGGAATAAATCCCAAATTTATGAACTTACTCTAAAAGCTAGAGAAATTCAACAAGGGAGTGACAATGTCACCAAATATTTTCACACATTGAAGCGGGTGTGGCAGGATCTTGACCACTTCAATAACTACAAGTGGAATTCAGCCGCTGATGCCAAACACCACCAACAAACAGTGGAAGAAGGGAGGATATTCCAGTTTCTTGCAGGCCTCAACGTGGAGCTAGATGAAGTTCGTGGCAGAATTATTGGAAGAGCAATCCTACCCTCAATTGGAGAAGTATTTGCTGAAGTTAGAAGAGAGGAAACTCGTAGAGCTGTGATGATGGAAAAATGCAAGACTAAACAGACCTCTTTGGAGTCTAATGCACTTTTAGTGGCACCTGCTGCACTTAAAAGTTCATCAAATCAGAAGCACCCCTCTAATATTTGGTGTAACCACTGCAATAAACCTCGTCATACCCGAGAAACCTGCTGGAAGATTCATGGAAAACCAGCACATCTTAAAGGCAGCAAACCTGGTCCCAGAATACGCTCTACCCCAACTGCTCGTGAGGCTGAAAAATCATCATTGAGTAAGGAACAGGTTGAGCAGCTCATAAGGCTGTTAAATTCCAGTTCTGTGTCTAGTACTCCTAGTGGTTTTTTGGCTCAAACAG GACCGGACTTCGGGGAAGATGATTGGCAGTGCTAA